In Sphingomonas phyllosphaerae, one DNA window encodes the following:
- a CDS encoding DUF2147 domain-containing protein, translating into MLPAALALLTAAVPATAFAATPIAGRYVTEDGAGVITVAPCGNVTCGKLTTILKKRPGAADTDVNNSDASLRTRPVLGMPILSEFKDAGKDWRGKIYDPRNGKTYKSIVAKNADGTLAVKGCIAFFCQTQTWRPAK; encoded by the coding sequence ATGCTCCCAGCCGCGCTTGCGCTGCTCACCGCCGCCGTCCCCGCGACCGCCTTCGCCGCCACCCCGATCGCCGGACGCTACGTCACCGAGGACGGTGCGGGCGTCATCACGGTCGCGCCGTGCGGCAACGTGACCTGCGGCAAGCTGACGACGATCCTCAAGAAGCGCCCCGGCGCCGCCGACACCGACGTCAACAACAGCGACGCGAGCCTGCGTACCCGTCCCGTTCTGGGAATGCCGATCCTGTCGGAGTTCAAGGACGCGGGCAAGGACTGGCGCGGCAAGATCTACGATCCGCGCAACGGCAAGACCTACAAGTCGATCGTGGCGAAGAACGCCGACGGCACGCTGGCGGTAAAGGGCTGCATCGCCTTCTTCTGCCAGACGCAGACGTGGCGTCCGGCGAAGTAG
- a CDS encoding lysozyme — MSLILERARAAAHAWSVRVAAIGAMISAALVAIDPATLQAAWLSMPADVRTLFPEHLQAWIGLLLFVGVAIARVVPQPAAAHRLGLISSPTPALIVGPVAIALLHHFERCRLTAYRCRAAKWTIGWGMTYYPDGRRVKAGDRITQEQADAMFAQLLARDFAAPVMAAIGRTPVTAAQFGAMVALAYNIGMGAFRKSSVLRFHRLAQVDAAARAFALFNKIDGEVSSGLVRRRAAEAALYLSNFAELKAQTFGEVTA; from the coding sequence ATGTCGCTCATTCTCGAGCGGGCGCGCGCTGCGGCGCACGCCTGGTCCGTCCGCGTGGCCGCCATCGGCGCGATGATCTCCGCTGCGCTGGTCGCGATCGATCCCGCCACACTGCAGGCCGCATGGCTCAGCATGCCGGCCGACGTGCGCACGCTCTTCCCCGAGCACCTGCAGGCGTGGATCGGCCTGCTGCTGTTCGTCGGCGTGGCGATCGCGCGCGTGGTGCCGCAGCCGGCCGCCGCTCATCGGCTCGGCCTGATCAGCTCGCCGACGCCGGCGCTGATCGTCGGGCCCGTGGCGATCGCCCTGCTCCACCACTTCGAGCGCTGCCGCCTGACCGCATACCGCTGCCGGGCCGCCAAATGGACGATCGGCTGGGGGATGACCTATTACCCCGACGGCCGGCGGGTGAAGGCGGGCGACCGGATCACCCAGGAGCAGGCCGACGCGATGTTCGCGCAGCTGCTCGCGCGCGACTTCGCCGCGCCGGTTATGGCGGCGATCGGCCGAACGCCGGTCACCGCGGCACAGTTCGGTGCGATGGTCGCGCTGGCGTACAACATCGGCATGGGCGCCTTCCGCAAGTCGTCCGTGCTGCGCTTTCACCGCTTGGCGCAGGTCGACGCGGCCGCGCGTGCCTTCGCGCTCTTCAACAAAATCGACGGCGAGGTCTCGTCCGGCCTGGTCCGCCGGCGTGCGGCGGAAGCAGCGCTCTACCTGAGCAACTTCGCTGAGCTGAAGGCGCAGACCTTCGGCGAGGTGACCGCGTGA
- the rlmB gene encoding 23S rRNA (guanosine(2251)-2'-O)-methyltransferase RlmB: MARRGHRPSQPQGNRPRLWGRHAVTAALANPERVVRKIWGTREALAALNLPPVLPVVFADAADLGRLVPGDAPHQGMVAEVDPLEDVWLGDLLEQGSTDDPERPRPLVVLDQVTDPHNVGAILRSAAAFDALGIVTQDRHAPPESGALARAASGALETVPWVRVVNLARALEEMAEAGCWRIGLTGHATQTLQQSVADIGTSRRIAIVLGAEGEGMRQNTETHCDELAKLPISGKVESLNVSNAAAIALYAVTAR, from the coding sequence ATGGCACGGCGCGGTCATCGCCCGAGCCAGCCGCAGGGTAATCGTCCCCGGCTGTGGGGTCGTCACGCGGTCACCGCCGCGCTCGCCAATCCGGAACGGGTGGTGCGCAAGATCTGGGGCACGCGCGAGGCGCTGGCGGCGCTCAACCTGCCGCCGGTGCTACCGGTGGTGTTCGCCGACGCCGCCGATCTCGGGCGGCTGGTTCCCGGCGATGCGCCGCACCAGGGGATGGTCGCGGAGGTCGATCCGCTCGAGGACGTGTGGCTGGGCGATCTGCTCGAACAAGGCAGCACCGACGATCCGGAGCGCCCGCGCCCGCTGGTGGTGCTCGACCAGGTGACCGATCCGCACAATGTCGGCGCAATCCTGCGTTCGGCCGCGGCGTTCGACGCGCTCGGCATCGTCACGCAGGACCGACACGCGCCGCCCGAATCGGGTGCGCTGGCGCGCGCGGCGAGCGGCGCGCTGGAGACGGTGCCATGGGTGCGGGTCGTCAATCTGGCGCGCGCGCTGGAGGAGATGGCCGAGGCGGGCTGCTGGCGAATCGGGCTGACCGGTCATGCGACGCAGACCCTTCAGCAATCGGTCGCCGACATCGGCACGAGCCGCCGGATCGCGATCGTGCTCGGCGCCGAGGGCGAAGGGATGCGCCAGAACACCGAGACGCATTGCGACGAGCTGGCGAAGCTCCCGATCTCGGGCAAGGTCGAGAGCCTCAACGTCTCGAACGCCGCCGCGATCGCGCTCTACGCGGTCACGGCGCGCTGA
- a CDS encoding 2Fe-2S iron-sulfur cluster-binding protein, with protein MAKLIVETRNGEERELEGQAGFSVMEVIRDGGIDEVLALCGGCCSCATCHVHVDPAFADKLPPMSEDENDLLDSSLDRDATSRLSCQIEFGPALDGLRVRIAAED; from the coding sequence ATGGCCAAGCTTATCGTCGAGACCCGCAACGGGGAAGAACGCGAACTCGAAGGGCAGGCGGGTTTTTCGGTCATGGAGGTCATCCGCGATGGCGGGATCGACGAGGTTCTCGCGCTGTGCGGCGGCTGTTGCAGCTGCGCGACCTGTCACGTCCACGTCGATCCGGCCTTTGCCGACAAGCTGCCGCCGATGAGCGAGGACGAGAACGACCTGCTCGATTCCTCGCTGGACCGCGACGCGACCTCGCGGCTGTCGTGCCAGATCGAATTCGGTCCGGCGCTGGACGGCCTGCGGGTCCGGATCGCCGCGGAGGATTGA
- a CDS encoding FAD-dependent oxidoreductase produces the protein MTSTTAAGTAIAISAGTLTSFDAAGFAALTYTDVGGVDKIGPIGATFGKVEFQPLKGPKDKQKSTPDYGALSLSMAYDELDAGQSLLRAAGDDDTQRLYPVRVTYPTGAIRYFRTRVFGTPESVDGAESVLMTNAVVEICSKPVKVAGSGTPAPTPTPTPSVTLVDLGLSSLAFQRGVAKSVDITNASAAGVLTGSTLPTGFTVASSARKLAYDGSGSGASTLALAIAETNANAAGSRTTTFSLTMAAAAATPTFGALSLSDANFQRGVAKTVDILGATAGSTIVVNNLPTSFTLNSAARTLSYNGAGSGATSVTLSVDESGSGYTTRNSQLTITLAAASGGLPAFTTQSETTTAVSNFTTPATVGQVRAMDKAIRLFKKEGIWSKIKVFGTVGADAQQTAINWKTGAALATTGPLVVTTPFEAITPGTAALIRSGVLMSDLDPTNATIGSYSKQTTSMVANIGAKNADGNMFSVSPKVATDGVGKGGIGSPETLFTGALTEYDGAGWQAVTRLPADGNNMRAYRFGAPKGVLASAPAAAASLGATELYIGGYNNNGTAVSSGRRIFAWLIAEGLTDKQMVALGYIVEGLSDSLRYGEYNEIPAGMGATTVSSDAVFYGVTPMSMVGAWEAKRQGLNPIIVGGWRERRPGGMSSGGLGFTDFLTQSALQGLPRWMLAQLQTMDGQGTNVFQFNPKTFDKLTRSMFDPRFSFGYDIPIYYSDGIAAGGVTKTGTRVTKIVTRDGRTINCTGYVADGSYEGDLARQTPGVTTVYGREAATGTSAELKNGERGLLQDAGGNGHQFRNKADNSFVKVDPWVVPGDTTSGLLPNVNRIYVAGNPANGAADNKVQAFNFRSTFTSGDLYRRPFPFSAGNPPTGYNKQFYEALGRFLAISPTSVLADLMKNDPLPGVGGVSDINAKNGFSTDFFAKNWGYLEGTNAQREAIWKDIWNKTMGFWYYLQYENDPRISTAIRTEALKWGLSMIHYTDPHPNDDYGYIPQLYVREGFRLVGDLIVTGDDAQRTDGTTPTSIKTVAVASYDVDSHHVETVAENVGGTWGMWNTGNVQASQGGADGVQPIPYEAIVPKASECTNMFCLFGISATHIGISSYRMEFTGMLAGQSAAHAMKVAKAASAQDVQSVDYSTLRSSILNAMTLTGETAQLLPQVN, from the coding sequence ATGACCTCGACCACCGCCGCCGGTACCGCCATCGCAATCTCTGCTGGCACTCTTACCAGCTTCGACGCTGCCGGCTTCGCTGCGCTGACCTACACCGATGTCGGTGGCGTCGATAAGATCGGCCCGATCGGCGCGACCTTCGGGAAGGTCGAGTTCCAGCCGCTCAAAGGTCCGAAGGACAAGCAGAAGTCGACCCCGGACTACGGCGCCTTGTCCTTGTCGATGGCCTATGACGAGCTCGACGCCGGGCAGTCGCTGCTGCGCGCTGCGGGCGATGACGACACCCAACGCCTCTACCCGGTTCGGGTGACCTACCCGACGGGCGCCATCCGGTATTTCCGCACGCGCGTTTTCGGCACACCCGAAAGCGTCGACGGGGCGGAGTCGGTTCTCATGACCAATGCGGTGGTCGAGATCTGCTCGAAGCCGGTGAAGGTGGCAGGATCGGGCACTCCGGCGCCAACCCCGACGCCGACTCCGTCAGTCACGCTGGTAGATCTCGGCCTGTCCAGCTTGGCCTTCCAACGCGGGGTTGCCAAGTCGGTGGACATCACCAACGCATCGGCGGCCGGCGTGCTTACGGGCAGCACGCTGCCGACCGGGTTCACGGTCGCCAGCAGCGCCCGCAAGCTCGCGTATGACGGGTCGGGCAGCGGTGCCAGCACCCTCGCGCTGGCGATCGCCGAGACGAACGCGAACGCGGCTGGTTCGCGGACGACCACCTTTTCACTCACCATGGCAGCTGCTGCTGCCACGCCGACCTTCGGCGCGCTCTCTCTCTCCGATGCCAACTTTCAGCGCGGCGTCGCGAAGACGGTCGACATCCTCGGTGCGACGGCCGGCAGCACGATTGTCGTCAACAATCTGCCGACCAGCTTCACGCTCAACAGCGCGGCGCGCACGTTGTCCTATAACGGCGCTGGCAGCGGCGCTACGAGCGTCACCTTGTCGGTCGATGAATCTGGCAGCGGCTATACGACCCGCAACTCGCAGCTCACCATCACCTTGGCGGCAGCGAGCGGGGGCCTCCCCGCGTTCACGACGCAGTCCGAGACGACCACGGCAGTGTCCAATTTCACGACGCCTGCAACAGTGGGGCAGGTCCGCGCTATGGATAAGGCGATCAGGCTGTTCAAGAAGGAGGGCATCTGGTCGAAGATCAAGGTGTTCGGCACCGTCGGGGCGGACGCGCAGCAGACCGCGATCAACTGGAAGACCGGCGCGGCGCTCGCGACAACGGGTCCGCTGGTCGTCACGACGCCCTTCGAGGCTATCACTCCTGGCACCGCCGCCCTCATTAGGTCCGGCGTCCTGATGAGCGATCTCGACCCGACCAATGCGACGATCGGTTCGTACAGCAAGCAGACCACGTCGATGGTAGCGAACATCGGCGCGAAGAACGCGGACGGGAACATGTTCTCTGTCTCGCCGAAGGTTGCGACCGATGGTGTCGGCAAGGGCGGCATCGGGTCGCCCGAAACGCTGTTCACCGGCGCGCTTACCGAATATGACGGGGCAGGCTGGCAGGCGGTTACGCGGCTGCCGGCGGACGGCAACAACATGCGCGCCTATCGCTTCGGTGCGCCGAAGGGTGTCCTCGCGTCCGCTCCTGCAGCGGCCGCGTCGTTGGGCGCGACCGAGCTGTACATCGGCGGGTACAACAACAATGGCACGGCGGTATCATCCGGCCGCCGCATCTTCGCGTGGCTGATCGCCGAGGGCCTGACCGACAAGCAAATGGTCGCGCTGGGCTACATCGTCGAAGGCCTCTCGGACTCGCTCAGGTACGGCGAGTACAACGAGATCCCCGCTGGCATGGGCGCAACCACCGTTTCGTCGGATGCGGTCTTCTACGGCGTCACGCCGATGAGCATGGTCGGTGCTTGGGAGGCAAAGCGCCAAGGCCTCAATCCGATCATCGTTGGCGGCTGGCGAGAGCGCCGTCCCGGCGGCATGTCATCGGGCGGGCTCGGCTTCACGGACTTCCTCACGCAGTCCGCGCTCCAAGGTCTGCCGCGGTGGATGCTGGCACAGCTTCAGACCATGGATGGTCAGGGAACGAACGTTTTCCAGTTCAACCCCAAGACCTTCGACAAGCTGACGCGGTCGATGTTCGATCCGCGCTTCTCGTTCGGCTATGACATTCCCATCTACTATTCGGACGGGATCGCGGCTGGCGGCGTCACGAAGACCGGCACTCGCGTGACGAAGATCGTGACCCGCGACGGCCGCACGATCAACTGCACCGGCTATGTCGCAGATGGCTCGTATGAGGGTGATCTTGCGCGGCAGACGCCCGGCGTCACGACGGTGTACGGACGCGAGGCGGCAACCGGCACGTCGGCCGAACTCAAGAACGGCGAGCGGGGCCTTTTGCAGGACGCCGGCGGCAACGGCCACCAGTTCCGCAACAAGGCCGACAACTCATTCGTGAAGGTCGATCCGTGGGTTGTGCCGGGCGACACCACGTCAGGGCTGCTGCCGAACGTCAACCGCATCTATGTCGCTGGCAACCCGGCGAACGGCGCGGCGGATAACAAGGTTCAGGCGTTCAACTTCCGCTCCACCTTCACTAGCGGTGACCTGTACCGACGTCCGTTCCCGTTCAGCGCTGGCAATCCGCCAACCGGCTATAACAAGCAGTTCTATGAAGCGCTCGGACGGTTCCTCGCCATTTCGCCCACCTCGGTTCTTGCCGATCTGATGAAGAATGACCCACTGCCGGGCGTCGGCGGTGTCTCCGACATCAACGCGAAGAACGGTTTCTCGACCGACTTCTTTGCGAAGAACTGGGGTTATCTGGAGGGAACGAACGCCCAGCGAGAGGCGATCTGGAAGGACATCTGGAACAAGACGATGGGCTTCTGGTACTATCTCCAGTACGAGAATGACCCGCGCATCTCGACCGCGATCCGGACGGAAGCCCTCAAGTGGGGCCTGTCAATGATCCACTACACCGACCCGCATCCCAACGACGACTATGGCTATATCCCGCAGCTGTATGTTCGCGAGGGCTTCCGCCTTGTCGGTGACCTCATCGTCACCGGTGATGATGCGCAGCGCACCGATGGCACCACGCCGACTTCAATCAAGACGGTGGCCGTCGCGAGCTATGACGTCGACAGCCACCATGTCGAAACGGTGGCGGAGAATGTCGGCGGGACTTGGGGGATGTGGAACACGGGCAACGTGCAGGCCAGCCAGGGCGGCGCCGACGGTGTGCAACCGATCCCCTATGAGGCGATCGTCCCGAAGGCTTCGGAGTGCACGAACATGTTCTGCCTGTTTGGCATCTCGGCGACGCACATCGGCATCTCGTCATACCGCATGGAGTTCACCGGCATGTTGGCGGGGCAGAGCGCCGCACACGCCATGAAGGTGGCGAAGGCTGCTAGCGCTCAGGATGTGCAGAGCGTCGATTATTCGACCCTGCGAAGCTCCATCCTCAACGCTATGACGCTGACGGGTGAAACCGCTCAGCTGCTTCCGCAGGTAAACTGA
- a CDS encoding DNA adenine methylase yields MSTITARPIAPYLGGKRNLAKRLCAIIDATPHRTYVEPFVGMGGIFLRRPHAAPAEVINDISRDVSNLFRVVRRHYEPLVAELDLLLASREEFDRQRRIDPETLTDIERAARFLYLQKLAFGGKVVGRNFGVDRASKAGFNYAKLRADIRALGERLAPVTIERLPYAELIRRYDHADTLFYLDPPYWGCEDDYGQDVFSRGDFEQLADQLAGIAGKFVLSINATEGSRAVFSRFRVVDVEVAWSIATKATGTAKRVTELVVSNFG; encoded by the coding sequence ATGAGCACCATCACCGCCCGGCCGATCGCGCCGTACCTCGGCGGCAAGCGCAACCTGGCCAAGCGCCTGTGCGCCATCATCGATGCCACGCCCCATCGAACCTATGTCGAACCATTCGTCGGCATGGGCGGCATCTTCCTGCGGCGTCCGCACGCGGCGCCGGCCGAGGTGATCAACGATATTTCGCGCGACGTATCGAACCTGTTCCGGGTTGTGCGCCGCCACTACGAGCCGCTTGTCGCCGAGCTGGATCTGCTGCTCGCCAGCCGTGAGGAATTCGATCGCCAGCGCCGGATAGATCCGGAGACGTTGACCGACATCGAGCGCGCGGCGCGCTTCCTCTATCTGCAGAAGCTCGCCTTCGGCGGTAAGGTGGTTGGCCGCAATTTCGGCGTCGACCGGGCGTCGAAGGCCGGTTTCAACTACGCTAAGCTGCGCGCCGACATTCGCGCGCTGGGCGAGCGGCTGGCGCCGGTGACGATCGAGCGGCTGCCCTATGCCGAGCTGATCCGGCGCTACGATCATGCCGACACGCTGTTCTACCTCGACCCGCCCTATTGGGGCTGCGAGGATGATTACGGTCAGGATGTTTTCTCGCGCGGGGACTTCGAGCAGCTGGCCGACCAGCTCGCCGGCATCGCCGGCAAGTTCGTGCTGTCGATTAACGCCACCGAAGGGTCGCGCGCTGTATTCAGCCGGTTCCGCGTCGTGGACGTCGAGGTAGCCTGGTCGATTGCGACCAAGGCGACGGGCACGGCAAAGCGTGTGACAGAGCTGGTCGTCAGCAACTTCGGCTGA
- a CDS encoding diguanylate cyclase — MRTPFDRARGAINFLELHQLDPSPSHYEFALAVISAPGSKLSEAVAEQTDGGLRLSAATVQSLVEDFLSPPREQTLDRRERTVMRQAQELGTLTSDAQHLTEALGRDVGAFVDAANGAPIATLPAAATDFVDRLSDAERELAALRSEVVRLRDNIVPGVPPADADRDDLTQALNRSGARQVIARADAGGEAHVVVAFSVDALDTINDRFGRAVGDNVLNAFSATLHQTFPDEELIRWSGNEFVFITRGVPVSAARLLTERALSAFAARRLRLRGTGEPIGSVTASAGIATGAAGGQESSLIAARANAALAASHGGNQIEG, encoded by the coding sequence ATGAGAACACCGTTCGACCGTGCGCGCGGCGCAATCAACTTCCTCGAACTGCATCAGCTCGACCCTTCGCCATCGCATTACGAATTCGCGCTCGCGGTGATCAGCGCGCCGGGGTCGAAGCTGTCGGAAGCGGTCGCCGAACAGACCGACGGCGGGCTGCGCCTCTCCGCCGCCACCGTCCAGTCGCTGGTCGAGGACTTTCTCTCCCCGCCGCGCGAGCAGACGCTCGACCGGCGCGAGCGCACCGTGATGCGACAGGCACAGGAACTCGGCACGCTCACCAGCGACGCACAGCATCTGACCGAGGCGCTCGGCCGCGACGTCGGCGCCTTCGTCGACGCGGCGAACGGCGCGCCGATCGCCACCCTGCCCGCCGCCGCGACCGATTTCGTCGATCGCCTGTCCGATGCCGAGCGCGAACTGGCCGCGCTACGCTCCGAGGTGGTCCGGCTGCGCGACAATATCGTACCCGGCGTGCCGCCAGCGGACGCCGATCGTGACGATCTGACCCAGGCCCTCAACCGCAGCGGCGCACGCCAGGTGATCGCGCGCGCCGATGCGGGCGGCGAGGCGCATGTCGTGGTCGCCTTCAGCGTCGATGCGCTGGACACGATCAACGATCGGTTCGGTCGCGCGGTTGGGGACAATGTTCTCAACGCCTTCTCTGCGACACTGCACCAGACGTTCCCCGACGAGGAACTGATCCGCTGGAGCGGCAACGAATTCGTCTTCATCACCCGCGGCGTTCCGGTCAGCGCCGCCCGCCTGTTGACCGAGCGCGCCTTGTCGGCATTCGCCGCCCGCCGCCTGCGGCTGCGCGGCACCGGCGAACCGATCGGCAGCGTCACCGCCTCGGCGGGCATCGCGACCGGCGCGGCAGGCGGGCAGGAAAGCTCGCTGATCGCCGCCCGCGCCAACGCCGCACTGGCGGCGAGCCACGGCGGCAATCAGATCGAGGGGTGA
- a CDS encoding integrase arm-type DNA-binding domain-containing protein — translation MLTDVACRKAPAKDKPYKLADAHGLYLYVLPSGFKSWRWKYRIGGKEKRLVFGPYPTITLVKARQLREDAARVLRDGADPAVSKRQRAAEQTALVGSTFERVAREWHVSQKAGWSPRYAAIVLNSFVNDVFPRIGTLPITAVTTPLVLEVLRPIEARGALETAHRVRQRISEVFARAIGAGIASADPAAVTKRALGRKAKGKFPAARTIKLAQAVLEESEKQPGQPLTKLASRLLALTAVRSATLRNAEVREFEDLDGKAPIWRVPAAKMKLGVERKQDDAFEFIVPLSRQAVETVKVAIGFSGRDATGLIFRSVRNARRPISDSTLSKAYREAGFSGVHVPHGWRATFSTVMNELVKEQGRGDDRAVIDLMLAHIPAGVEGDYNRAAYMPRRRELAQEWADMLTKGLAPPATLLEGKRQHA, via the coding sequence ATGCTGACGGACGTTGCCTGCCGAAAGGCGCCGGCGAAGGACAAGCCGTACAAGCTGGCCGACGCACACGGGCTCTACCTCTACGTTCTGCCGAGCGGCTTCAAGTCGTGGCGCTGGAAATACCGCATCGGCGGCAAGGAAAAGCGGCTGGTCTTCGGACCCTATCCGACGATCACGCTGGTGAAGGCTCGGCAGCTGCGCGAGGACGCGGCGCGCGTGCTGCGCGACGGGGCGGATCCTGCGGTGAGCAAGCGGCAGCGAGCAGCCGAGCAGACGGCGCTGGTCGGGAGCACCTTCGAGAGGGTTGCCCGGGAGTGGCACGTGAGCCAGAAGGCGGGCTGGTCGCCGCGCTACGCGGCGATCGTCCTCAACAGCTTCGTGAACGACGTCTTCCCGCGTATCGGCACGCTGCCGATCACGGCCGTCACGACGCCGCTAGTGCTGGAGGTGCTGAGGCCGATCGAGGCGCGCGGCGCACTGGAAACGGCGCACCGCGTACGTCAGCGGATCTCGGAGGTTTTTGCGCGCGCGATCGGCGCGGGGATTGCCTCGGCCGACCCTGCCGCGGTCACGAAGCGGGCGCTCGGCCGGAAGGCGAAGGGCAAGTTCCCGGCTGCGCGAACCATCAAGCTCGCCCAGGCCGTGCTCGAGGAATCGGAGAAGCAGCCCGGGCAGCCGCTGACGAAGCTGGCGTCGCGCCTGCTGGCGCTGACCGCGGTGCGATCGGCGACGCTGCGCAACGCCGAGGTGCGCGAGTTCGAGGATCTCGACGGCAAGGCGCCGATATGGCGCGTCCCCGCGGCCAAGATGAAGCTTGGAGTGGAGCGCAAACAGGACGACGCCTTCGAGTTCATCGTCCCGCTGTCGCGCCAGGCTGTCGAGACGGTGAAGGTCGCGATCGGCTTCTCGGGGAGGGATGCGACCGGGCTGATCTTCCGCAGCGTGCGCAATGCGCGACGACCGATCAGCGACAGCACGCTGAGCAAGGCATACCGGGAAGCGGGCTTCTCGGGCGTCCATGTTCCGCACGGGTGGCGCGCCACCTTCTCAACGGTGATGAACGAGCTGGTGAAGGAGCAGGGCAGGGGCGACGACCGCGCCGTGATCGACCTCATGCTCGCCCATATCCCGGCGGGGGTCGAGGGCGACTACAATCGCGCCGCGTACATGCCGCGCCGGCGCGAGCTGGCGCAGGAGTGGGCGGACATGCTGACGAAGGGGCTCGCGCCGCCGGCTACGCTGCTCGAGGGCAAGCGACAGCACGCCTGA
- a CDS encoding integrase arm-type DNA-binding domain-containing protein: MLTNAAVKAARARASAYKIADERGLHLFVAPTGRKSFRWRFRFAGQEQLLTIGQWPEISLDAARARAEAAREQLGRGVDPRTAPAVMTFERAARTWHAQQLAGWTAVHAADVLASLEADVFPAIGADELDAIDAPAVLRIVRSIEQRGAIQTARRVRQRISDVFALAVSEGWAQADPAAIVGRALARAPAARHHPALTTIEEARALLAAAELVDAGAPVKLASRFLALTAVRLAAVRGARWCEIENLDGDAPVWRIPAARMKLAATKKLDADNDHLVPLAPAAVAVLRAARAPNMHLKDAYVHQEHANLHGNGLIFPGRDGRSPIGEGTINALYGRTHFAGRHVVHGWRATFSTVMNEQRPADRQVIDQALGHVLKHDDGTTAKVEGAYNRAKHLAPRRRLFEEWAEILIN; encoded by the coding sequence ATGCTCACCAACGCTGCCGTCAAGGCGGCGCGCGCGCGCGCGTCCGCGTACAAGATCGCCGACGAGCGCGGCCTACATCTGTTCGTCGCGCCAACCGGCCGCAAGTCGTTCCGGTGGCGCTTCCGCTTCGCGGGACAGGAGCAGCTGCTGACGATCGGCCAATGGCCGGAGATCTCGCTCGATGCCGCCCGGGCCCGGGCTGAGGCCGCGCGCGAGCAGCTCGGCCGCGGCGTGGATCCGCGCACCGCGCCGGCGGTGATGACCTTCGAGCGCGCGGCGCGCACCTGGCACGCCCAGCAGCTCGCCGGTTGGACGGCGGTGCATGCGGCCGACGTCCTCGCCAGCCTCGAGGCAGACGTGTTCCCGGCGATCGGCGCCGACGAGCTTGATGCCATCGACGCGCCGGCGGTGCTCCGGATCGTGCGATCGATCGAGCAGCGCGGCGCGATCCAGACGGCGCGCCGCGTCCGCCAGCGGATCTCCGACGTTTTCGCGCTGGCTGTCAGCGAGGGCTGGGCCCAGGCGGACCCGGCGGCGATCGTCGGCCGCGCGTTGGCGCGCGCGCCGGCCGCGCGGCATCACCCGGCTCTGACGACGATCGAGGAGGCGCGCGCGCTGCTCGCCGCGGCCGAGCTGGTCGACGCCGGCGCCCCGGTGAAGCTCGCGTCCCGCTTTCTCGCGCTCACCGCGGTGCGCCTGGCGGCGGTGCGCGGCGCGCGGTGGTGCGAGATCGAGAATCTGGACGGCGACGCGCCTGTCTGGCGCATCCCCGCGGCGCGGATGAAGCTGGCCGCGACGAAGAAGCTCGATGCCGACAACGATCACCTGGTGCCGCTCGCGCCGGCGGCTGTGGCGGTGCTGCGCGCCGCGCGCGCGCCGAATATGCATCTGAAGGATGCATATGTGCACCAGGAGCATGCAAATTTGCACGGCAATGGCCTGATCTTCCCCGGTCGCGACGGCCGATCGCCGATCGGCGAGGGCACGATCAACGCTCTGTACGGGCGGACGCATTTCGCGGGGCGGCACGTCGTGCACGGCTGGCGCGCCACATTCTCGACGGTGATGAACGAGCAGCGACCGGCGGATCGGCAGGTGATCGACCAGGCGCTCGGCCATGTGCTGAAGCACGACGATGGCACAACCGCGAAGGTGGAGGGCGCCTACAACCGAGCTAAGCACCTCGCGCCGCGTCGGCGTCTGTTTGAGGAATGGGCCGAGATCCTGATTAATTGA
- a CDS encoding DNA-3-methyladenine glycosylase 2 family protein produces the protein MGLSAADLQAGLDALAAREPAFAAALERVGYPAPRIRARGYATLLRTIVGQQVSVKAADAVWRKLEVLGDPTDPAIVAALDDDSLRACGFSRQKTGYARSLADEVLSGRLDLGNLPADDEEAIAQLVRVKGIGRWSAEVYLLFAEGRPDIWPAGDLAVQIETGRILGHPERPGEKLTRDLAEPWRPYRGAAAIFTWHHYGAGADAAPV, from the coding sequence ATGGGGCTGAGCGCCGCCGACCTGCAGGCCGGGCTCGACGCGCTGGCCGCGCGCGAGCCCGCCTTCGCCGCCGCGCTGGAGCGGGTCGGCTATCCCGCCCCGCGCATCCGCGCGCGCGGCTATGCCACGCTGCTGCGCACGATCGTCGGCCAGCAGGTGAGCGTGAAGGCCGCCGATGCGGTGTGGCGCAAGCTGGAGGTGCTCGGCGACCCCACCGATCCGGCGATCGTCGCCGCGCTCGACGACGATTCGCTGCGCGCGTGCGGTTTTTCGCGCCAGAAGACCGGCTATGCGCGCAGTCTGGCCGACGAGGTGCTGAGCGGGCGGCTCGATCTCGGCAACCTGCCTGCGGATGACGAGGAGGCGATCGCGCAGCTGGTACGCGTGAAGGGCATCGGGCGCTGGTCGGCCGAAGTCTATCTGCTGTTCGCGGAGGGGCGGCCCGATATCTGGCCGGCAGGCGACCTGGCGGTGCAGATCGAGACCGGGCGCATCCTCGGCCACCCCGAACGCCCCGGCGAGAAGCTGACGCGCGACCTCGCCGAACCGTGGCGACCCTATCGCGGCGCGGCGGCGATCTTCACCTGGCACCATTATGGTGCCGGCGCGGATGCCGCCCCGGTGTAA